Proteins encoded by one window of Desulfovibrio ferrophilus:
- a CDS encoding NADH-quinone oxidoreductase subunit N, whose protein sequence is MSISVNLFLPELFQIVLVLMLFFQSISKSQVLRNDGFWVPVAAAIGIGVSVASLSAEGMLFHNAYKIDMLSQFFKLAIAVGFFIATLNARQQSTLDANKETDYFLFLAFSAMGLQFLSSSVELITIFVALEISSYALYAVIPVRARDKQAAEAGIKYILFGAVATAVSLYGLSFILSSQHTSYLSMLSGLDWHFATNPMAVIGLSMFLAGMFYKLALFPFHFWCPDVYQGASNETAAYVATLPKLGAVVVLIRLAAILTPHTEVTMIFAVLGAASMTFGNLSALVQRDVKRILGFSSVSHAGYVMLGLVAGTPKGLAAAAFYSLVYILMNLTCFWVICKISPKGENVTLDDLDGLYKRSPYMALILAVSAFALVGLPPTAGFIGKLFLLTSAWDHGYNWFVIVAAVNTAIAIYYYLGLVRHAYTVEPVDKRQLEPMDVGGMNVVWGTVLAAVILLLGAIPAPVFSLAKAAGVQLLP, encoded by the coding sequence GTGTCGATCAGTGTAAACTTATTCCTGCCCGAGCTGTTCCAGATTGTGCTGGTGCTGATGCTCTTTTTCCAGAGCATCAGCAAGTCCCAGGTCCTGCGCAATGACGGATTCTGGGTTCCAGTTGCTGCGGCGATAGGTATCGGTGTGTCCGTTGCCTCGCTGTCCGCAGAAGGCATGCTGTTCCACAATGCCTACAAGATAGATATGCTCTCGCAGTTCTTCAAGCTGGCCATTGCCGTGGGCTTCTTTATTGCTACGCTCAACGCCAGGCAGCAGTCCACTCTGGATGCCAACAAGGAAACGGATTATTTCCTGTTCCTGGCGTTCTCAGCCATGGGGCTGCAGTTCCTGTCCTCCTCAGTGGAGTTGATCACGATCTTCGTGGCGTTGGAGATTTCCTCCTATGCCCTGTATGCCGTGATCCCTGTGCGAGCCCGTGATAAGCAGGCCGCAGAGGCGGGTATCAAGTACATCCTGTTTGGTGCAGTGGCTACGGCCGTCTCTCTGTATGGATTGTCCTTCATCCTGTCGTCTCAGCACACCAGCTATCTGTCGATGCTCAGTGGCCTGGATTGGCATTTTGCGACCAATCCCATGGCTGTCATCGGGCTGTCCATGTTCCTTGCGGGCATGTTCTACAAGCTGGCATTGTTCCCCTTCCATTTCTGGTGCCCGGATGTGTATCAGGGAGCCAGCAACGAGACTGCCGCGTATGTGGCGACTCTGCCTAAGCTGGGTGCTGTGGTTGTCCTGATTCGCTTGGCCGCAATTCTGACTCCGCATACAGAGGTCACCATGATCTTTGCGGTGCTCGGTGCAGCGTCCATGACCTTTGGTAACCTCTCTGCCCTGGTTCAGCGTGATGTAAAGCGTATCCTGGGTTTCTCAAGTGTTTCGCACGCCGGGTATGTGATGCTCGGTCTGGTTGCCGGAACGCCTAAAGGCCTGGCTGCGGCAGCCTTTTACAGCCTCGTGTACATCCTGATGAACCTGACCTGCTTCTGGGTCATCTGTAAGATCTCTCCCAAGGGTGAGAACGTGACTCTGGATGACCTGGACGGTCTCTACAAGCGTTCACCATATATGGCGCTGATTCTGGCTGTGTCTGCCTTTGCCCTGGTGGGGCTGCCCCCCACTGCGGGCTTCATTGGCAAGCTGTTCCTGCTGACCAGTGCCTGGGACCATGGTTACAACTGGTTCGTGATTGTCGCAGCGGTGAACACGGCCATTGCCATCTACTACTATCTGGGGTTGGTGAGACATGCCTACACCGTCGAACCTGTGGACAAGCGTCAGCTGGAGCCCATGGACGTCGGTGGGATGAATGTTGTCTGGGGCACGGTGCTGGCCGCAGTGATTCTGCTGCTGGGTGCCATCCCTGCTCCGGTATTCAGCCTTGCCAAGGCCGCTGGGGTTCAGCTCTTGCCGTAA
- a CDS encoding type I restriction enzyme HsdR N-terminal domain-containing protein, protein MHETSLKQTICDYLTGEEIEETTYEDCRQALSKLLVEDRGYPRDRLRPKVGVTFPVDGKDYCRVVDLVAYDEDGRPLLLLFFTAGQPGTFDREIVAAARLIEGGPAPLAMATDTTEAILHETSRGSLVGSGIEEAIPRWDYLLQLAAEHPAPVLDESRLERERRILFTYSEFIYGSCCFTCPPKPSKV, encoded by the coding sequence ATGCATGAGACCAGCCTGAAGCAGACCATCTGCGATTATTTGACCGGAGAAGAGATCGAGGAGACGACCTACGAGGATTGTCGCCAGGCGTTATCCAAGCTTTTGGTGGAAGATCGGGGTTATCCTCGCGATCGGTTGCGCCCTAAAGTCGGGGTGACCTTTCCTGTCGATGGCAAGGACTATTGTCGGGTTGTTGATCTCGTTGCCTACGATGAGGATGGACGCCCCTTGTTGCTGTTGTTTTTTACCGCTGGACAGCCAGGGACCTTTGACCGTGAAATCGTTGCCGCAGCACGCTTGATCGAAGGCGGGCCTGCCCCGCTGGCCATGGCCACGGATACTACGGAAGCCATCCTGCATGAGACCTCGAGAGGATCCCTTGTGGGCAGTGGAATTGAGGAGGCCATACCGCGATGGGACTATCTGCTTCAACTGGCAGCGGAACATCCTGCCCCGGTACTCGATGAGAGTCGACTTGAGCGCGAGCGCCGCATCCTGTTCACCTATAGTGAATTCATCTACGGCAGTTGCTGTTTTACTTGCCCCCCAAAGCCTTCCAAGGTCTGA
- a CDS encoding sulfite exporter TauE/SafE family protein yields the protein MLWLALLAVGLVLVTNEAAFADRLTTAITEATEAGKLTAGAEPGYLGIPGAPQLNVVLGLIWAIWVGWIFSTVGAFGGIMAGVGHITIYGLGDYAKGFGKGLKINKVVTDSIRVSNQWLVGCSAALSSFNYYKAGRLVAPLGIALAIGAVSGSWLVPWLTAGKISLKAYLGYFGMFVMFLGCYLLYEMTPAAQEKKKEAKAAAQAFQASVKAGDVDMAAQGVKIKTFTPTKCVFTFFGVEFSFNPVIPVIGGFFIAALASFLGVGGGFLLVPFLTSVAGLPMYLVAGTSAMAVLVGMINSIASYMMLKGTPVQWSLIGAELVGIVIGSMVGPRTSKYIPDRVLKIIFVILAFYVGVRYMSKGFLGYSLVPPF from the coding sequence ATGCTTTGGCTTGCGCTCCTGGCCGTAGGCCTGGTGCTGGTAACGAACGAGGCAGCCTTTGCTGATAGGCTGACCACGGCGATTACAGAGGCCACCGAGGCTGGAAAACTGACTGCCGGTGCTGAGCCTGGTTACCTGGGTATTCCCGGTGCTCCGCAACTGAACGTTGTTCTGGGTCTCATCTGGGCGATCTGGGTTGGTTGGATTTTCTCCACCGTAGGCGCCTTTGGTGGCATCATGGCCGGTGTTGGTCACATCACCATCTATGGCCTGGGTGACTACGCTAAGGGCTTCGGCAAAGGCCTGAAGATCAATAAGGTCGTGACCGACTCCATCCGCGTGTCCAACCAGTGGCTGGTTGGTTGCTCCGCGGCTCTGTCGTCCTTCAACTACTACAAAGCCGGTCGTCTGGTGGCTCCCCTGGGCATCGCCCTGGCCATTGGTGCCGTATCCGGTTCCTGGCTGGTGCCCTGGCTCACAGCAGGTAAGATCAGCCTGAAGGCCTACCTGGGCTATTTCGGTATGTTTGTGATGTTCCTGGGTTGTTATCTGCTCTACGAGATGACTCCTGCTGCTCAGGAGAAGAAAAAGGAAGCCAAGGCTGCCGCGCAGGCTTTCCAGGCCAGCGTGAAGGCTGGTGATGTGGACATGGCTGCTCAGGGTGTGAAGATCAAGACCTTTACCCCCACCAAGTGCGTGTTCACTTTCTTTGGTGTCGAGTTCTCCTTCAATCCCGTGATCCCTGTGATCGGTGGTTTCTTCATCGCTGCTCTGGCGTCCTTCCTGGGTGTTGGTGGTGGCTTCCTGCTGGTGCCGTTCCTGACCTCCGTGGCCGGTCTGCCCATGTACCTCGTGGCCGGAACCTCCGCCATGGCCGTCCTGGTCGGCATGATCAACTCCATCGCTTCCTACATGATGCTCAAGGGCACCCCGGTGCAGTGGAGCCTCATCGGTGCCGAGTTGGTGGGTATCGTTATCGGTTCCATGGTTGGTCCCAGAACCTCCAAGTACATCCCTGACAGGGTCCTGAAGATTATCTTTGTCATCTTGGCCTTCTATGTGGGTGTTCGCTACATGTCCAAGGGCTTCTTGGGCTACAGCCTCGTACCGCCCTTCTAG
- the nuoK gene encoding NADH-quinone oxidoreductase subunit NuoK, protein MTPLVLYQLVAIALFGIGLFGIMYRKSLVGMLICVELMLNGAGLAIVAAGQLTPAPAVQGQLTTLLIMGLAAAEATLVLAIILVVVKRFGTGATDEISELKG, encoded by the coding sequence ATGACACCGCTCGTCTTGTACCAGCTTGTTGCCATTGCGCTGTTCGGCATCGGGCTGTTCGGCATCATGTATCGCAAATCTCTGGTGGGGATGCTGATCTGTGTTGAGTTGATGCTCAACGGAGCCGGATTGGCCATTGTTGCCGCCGGACAGTTGACGCCAGCCCCGGCCGTTCAGGGCCAGCTGACCACGCTTCTGATCATGGGATTGGCCGCCGCTGAGGCGACCTTGGTCCTGGCCATCATTCTGGTGGTGGTCAAGCGCTTCGGCACCGGTGCCACTGATGAAATCTCGGAACTCAAGGGGTAG
- a CDS encoding 4Fe-4S dicluster domain-containing protein produces MSKYLIRTNQDRCISCNACEVHCKQKNRVPIGARLGQMVTVGPLNRAGKPKIMNLFMPCFHCEQPWCVAACPTGAMIRRKSDGIVYVDRELCVGCKACIIACPWDVPQWDDSQGTVMKCDLCMDRVDEGKRPACVTACTTQALEFVAPNTRSKKTREEHGQKILMKKALK; encoded by the coding sequence GTGAGCAAATATCTCATCAGAACAAACCAGGACAGATGCATCAGCTGCAATGCCTGTGAGGTGCATTGCAAGCAGAAGAACAGAGTGCCCATTGGAGCAAGGCTCGGGCAGATGGTGACGGTTGGACCGCTCAACAGAGCAGGCAAGCCGAAGATCATGAATCTGTTCATGCCGTGCTTTCATTGCGAACAGCCCTGGTGTGTTGCCGCGTGCCCTACAGGGGCGATGATCCGACGCAAGTCGGATGGTATCGTTTATGTGGATCGCGAGTTGTGTGTTGGCTGCAAGGCTTGCATCATTGCCTGTCCTTGGGACGTGCCTCAGTGGGATGATTCCCAGGGTACGGTCATGAAGTGCGATCTGTGCATGGACCGTGTGGACGAAGGAAAGCGCCCGGCCTGTGTGACTGCCTGCACAACCCAGGCTCTGGAGTTTGTTGCGCCCAATACACGGAGCAAGAAGACCCGGGAAGAGCACGGGCAGAAGATTCTGATGAAAAAGGCGCTCAAGTGA
- a CDS encoding monovalent cation/H+ antiporter subunit D family protein encodes MTAQPESLQLLIPLVITFVAPFLIWVFRRNENQREAVSFVAAALAFIGMLSFVPGVLAGEVKTLTMFTLLPGIHVKLCADGLTMIFGLIATFLWFWVTSYNIGYMRSLDEHAQTRYYFCFAVAIFGAVGVAMSANVFTLYLFYEVISVFTYPLVAHHQDDEAFSGARKYFVYLMGTSKLFLLPAMVLTYVLCGTLDFNLNDVVHGMFPAHVVAENPVMVTITYVLYIAGLAKAALMPFHNWLPSAMVAPTPVSALLHAVAVVKAGVFSVSRVVLSGFGVDVMDSLFLGIPTAYLAAFTIVAASLIAMTKDDLKARLAYSTVSQLSYIIIGVTMLTPLAVKGGLVHIAHHAFSKITLFMAAGAIYVATHNKKISLMGGYGWKMPWTFGAFAIASLSMIGVPPVCGFVSKWYMVNGAVEINRVILLCALLASTILNVAYFVPITIQAFFGKPSSEGSLDDVREAPKTMVIPLCLTAAISVFLGLYPETFFQFINVFGGY; translated from the coding sequence ATGACCGCTCAACCAGAAAGTCTGCAACTCCTCATCCCCTTGGTCATTACGTTCGTCGCCCCATTTTTGATTTGGGTCTTCCGGCGCAACGAGAACCAGCGGGAAGCCGTGTCCTTCGTGGCAGCGGCCCTGGCCTTTATAGGCATGCTGAGCTTTGTGCCCGGCGTGTTGGCCGGAGAGGTCAAGACCCTGACCATGTTCACGTTGCTGCCGGGCATTCATGTCAAGCTCTGCGCCGACGGCCTGACCATGATCTTTGGTCTCATCGCCACATTCCTGTGGTTCTGGGTCACCAGCTACAATATTGGCTACATGCGCAGCCTGGATGAACATGCCCAGACTCGCTACTACTTCTGCTTCGCCGTTGCCATCTTTGGTGCGGTGGGCGTGGCCATGAGTGCCAACGTGTTTACCTTGTACCTGTTCTACGAAGTCATCTCGGTCTTCACGTATCCGCTGGTTGCACATCATCAGGATGACGAGGCCTTTAGTGGCGCGCGCAAGTACTTCGTGTATTTGATGGGAACATCCAAATTGTTCCTGCTGCCCGCCATGGTCTTGACCTACGTGCTTTGCGGCACCTTGGACTTCAACCTGAATGATGTTGTACACGGCATGTTCCCGGCCCATGTGGTCGCAGAGAATCCGGTGATGGTCACCATTACCTACGTGTTGTACATCGCAGGTCTGGCCAAGGCAGCCCTGATGCCTTTCCATAACTGGCTGCCCTCGGCCATGGTCGCACCGACTCCGGTCTCGGCTCTGCTGCACGCAGTGGCAGTTGTGAAGGCCGGTGTGTTCAGCGTCTCCCGCGTTGTCCTTTCTGGATTCGGCGTGGACGTCATGGATAGCCTGTTCCTTGGAATTCCAACGGCGTATCTGGCGGCCTTCACCATTGTAGCGGCATCGCTTATCGCCATGACCAAAGATGATCTGAAAGCCCGGTTGGCCTATTCCACGGTCAGTCAGCTTTCCTACATCATCATCGGTGTGACCATGCTCACTCCGTTGGCGGTCAAGGGTGGATTGGTGCACATCGCGCATCACGCCTTCTCCAAAATCACATTGTTTATGGCTGCTGGCGCTATCTATGTCGCCACGCACAATAAAAAGATCAGCCTGATGGGTGGATACGGTTGGAAAATGCCCTGGACTTTCGGGGCCTTCGCCATCGCCTCCCTGTCGATGATCGGCGTTCCGCCGGTCTGCGGGTTCGTTTCCAAGTGGTATATGGTCAACGGTGCCGTAGAGATCAACCGGGTTATCCTGCTTTGCGCACTCCTGGCTTCGACCATCCTGAACGTTGCCTATTTTGTGCCGATCACCATCCAGGCCTTCTTTGGCAAGCCTTCTTCGGAGGGTAGTCTGGATGACGTGCGGGAAGCCCCCAAGACCATGGTGATTCCGCTGTGTTTGACCGCAGCCATCTCCGTGTTCCTGGGGCTGTATCCTGAGACATTCTTCCAATTCATCAACGTGTTTGGGGGGTACTAG
- a CDS encoding NADH-quinone oxidoreductase subunit J, with product MEYLVVAKILFALYAVAILLGGFMAVLAKSLVRAMVGLILTLFGVAGMYLLMNAAFIAFMQLLIYVGAVVILIFFAIMLTKGPSGSEEGMRKAGGRKLLFALLGGLFPAVVLGAMVLNVPQVTTGQPVEVGIAYLGKGLLEDFVLAFELISVVLLIAMAGAVLLGWERRKQG from the coding sequence ATGGAATACTTAGTCGTCGCCAAGATCCTGTTCGCCTTGTACGCAGTGGCCATCCTGCTGGGCGGATTCATGGCGGTGCTCGCCAAGAGCCTCGTCCGGGCAATGGTCGGTCTCATCCTGACCCTGTTTGGGGTCGCCGGGATGTATCTGCTCATGAACGCAGCGTTTATCGCATTCATGCAATTGCTCATCTACGTGGGAGCGGTTGTGATTCTGATCTTCTTCGCCATCATGCTCACGAAAGGCCCCTCGGGCAGTGAGGAAGGCATGAGGAAGGCCGGTGGACGCAAGCTGTTGTTTGCACTTTTGGGCGGGCTGTTCCCTGCCGTGGTCCTCGGGGCCATGGTGTTGAACGTGCCCCAGGTCACCACGGGGCAGCCCGTTGAGGTCGGCATTGCCTACCTCGGCAAGGGATTGCTGGAAGATTTCGTGTTGGCTTTCGAACTGATCTCTGTGGTGCTGCTCATCGCCATGGCAGGCGCTGTCCTGCTCGGATGGGAGAGGAGGAAGCAAGGATGA
- a CDS encoding complex I subunit 4 family protein, whose translation MIDAGYPVLTTLIFFPLAATLPLLLYKTEKMIRWYTLVIGFCEMLLAAPLLGFELGTAKMQFVEKVPWVPEWNLNYYLGLDGISLFMILLTVILLPLCTMCSWTYISKRIKEFHICLMLMTSACVGVFVAMDFVLFYIFWEAMLVPMYLLIAVWGGPERRYASIKFFLYTLAGSTLLLVAIIALYYQTGTFSIPELMHRGYGFEFQCWVFGAMALAFAIKVPMFPFHTWLPAAHVQAPSAGSVYLASILLKMGTYGFLRFCLPITPLASQYFAPLMIAVSLAGIIYGGLTALGQSDIKKLIAYSSVSHMGFVTLGIFLFNLRGVEGAIMQMLNHGIVTGALFMLVGAVYERSHSREMADNMGLGKYLPAYMGFFGLFALASFGFPGTNSFVGEALVLFGAFAFDPWIGAISIPGAMIAAAYMLRLGLKMAWGQPASPEGGHGHWYDLTPREWAYLTPLAILVFYIGLAPGLCMKVIDPSLEKLLGDFRTDVVQVQMEDKSLADYAPELPVAVAEN comes from the coding sequence ATGATTGACGCAGGTTATCCGGTTCTGACGACCCTCATCTTCTTCCCGCTGGCGGCTACACTTCCGTTGTTGCTGTACAAGACTGAGAAGATGATCCGTTGGTATACGCTGGTTATTGGTTTTTGCGAAATGCTGTTGGCAGCCCCGCTCCTGGGTTTTGAGTTGGGCACGGCCAAGATGCAGTTTGTTGAAAAGGTGCCCTGGGTGCCGGAGTGGAACCTCAACTACTATCTGGGTTTGGACGGCATCAGCCTGTTCATGATCCTGTTGACGGTGATCCTTCTGCCCCTGTGTACCATGTGCTCATGGACGTACATTTCCAAACGGATCAAGGAATTCCACATCTGCCTGATGCTCATGACGTCAGCTTGTGTGGGCGTCTTTGTGGCCATGGATTTCGTACTGTTCTACATCTTCTGGGAAGCCATGCTCGTGCCCATGTATCTGCTTATTGCAGTCTGGGGCGGGCCTGAGAGGCGCTACGCTTCCATCAAGTTCTTCCTGTACACTTTGGCCGGTTCCACGCTGCTTCTGGTGGCCATTATCGCTCTGTACTACCAAACCGGGACCTTCTCCATTCCCGAACTGATGCACAGGGGATACGGCTTCGAGTTCCAGTGCTGGGTCTTCGGGGCCATGGCCCTGGCTTTCGCCATCAAGGTGCCGATGTTCCCGTTCCATACCTGGCTTCCTGCAGCGCACGTTCAGGCTCCGAGCGCAGGCTCGGTGTATCTGGCGTCCATCCTGCTGAAGATGGGGACATACGGGTTCCTGAGGTTCTGTCTGCCCATCACTCCGTTGGCCAGCCAGTACTTTGCACCACTGATGATTGCCGTCTCCTTGGCAGGTATCATCTATGGTGGTCTTACGGCACTGGGGCAGAGCGACATCAAGAAGCTGATTGCCTATTCGTCTGTGTCCCACATGGGATTCGTGACGCTGGGTATCTTCCTCTTCAATCTGCGGGGCGTGGAAGGCGCCATCATGCAGATGCTCAACCACGGAATCGTTACAGGCGCGCTGTTCATGCTCGTGGGTGCGGTCTATGAGCGCAGCCACAGTCGTGAGATGGCGGATAACATGGGCTTGGGTAAGTATCTCCCGGCCTATATGGGTTTCTTTGGCCTGTTTGCTCTGGCCAGCTTTGGATTCCCAGGAACCAACAGTTTCGTGGGCGAAGCCCTGGTGCTGTTCGGAGCCTTTGCTTTCGATCCCTGGATCGGTGCCATCTCCATCCCGGGTGCCATGATTGCCGCAGCCTATATGCTACGTCTGGGTCTGAAAATGGCCTGGGGGCAACCGGCGTCACCTGAAGGTGGACATGGTCATTGGTATGACCTCACTCCTCGCGAGTGGGCCTATCTGACACCGCTGGCTATTCTGGTGTTTTACATCGGATTGGCTCCGGGGCTGTGCATGAAGGTCATCGACCCATCCCTGGAGAAGCTCCTTGGTGACTTCCGTACTGACGTCGTTCAGGTCCAGATGGAAGACAAGAGCCTTGCGGACTACGCCCCCGAACTGCCGGTGGCAGTGGCGGAGAATTAG
- a CDS encoding Na(+)/H(+) antiporter subunit D — translation MTATSSFLHPMIGFLAVALILPMWKARGWKWLILFPPLIAIAAVLGMDSGSYWQFNYLGVDLTLGRVDKLSVIFAHVFAVQGLIGFIFALHLKDKYQHIAASLYVGGAFGCVFAGDYLTLFIFWELMSVASTFLVWLNLSDVSTRAGFRYFAFHTLGGLLLLAGLLLRYGDIGSFAFTAIDPMNANYYDWLIMLGFCVNAAVVPLHAWLPDAYPEGSVTGSVFMSAFTTKTAVYVLARAFGGWEVLAVAGVVMALYGVFYATIENNARRILSYHIVSQVGYMVAGVGIGTAMTMNGACAHAYAHILYKGLLFMTTGTLLYACGTAKLSELGGLAARMPWVMICYVVAGLSISGMPLFNGFISKTMTITGAAQAHHTWLALGMEVAAVGTFLSVGIKLPYFAFWGGKPVDKTRKIKPIPTNMYIAMFMGAGLCLLQGIFPGLLYNLLPYEVVGGHGVPEPSQILAGFDVGYVPWTTGHVLASVLLLGFTGIAFYNVRNIIKPHPSRNLDFDFLYRVIGNMVRRLISLPLAAIDGVWTSVYRVVGLKWLMGFAKGASIFDRRAIDGVVDGSAYTVRGIGRTTAKAQTGALQDYLAFAVLLGLGIFALIWFTA, via the coding sequence ATGACCGCGACAAGTAGCTTTCTTCATCCCATGATCGGGTTCCTCGCGGTGGCCTTGATTCTGCCCATGTGGAAGGCCCGGGGCTGGAAATGGCTGATCCTGTTTCCGCCGCTGATCGCCATCGCCGCGGTGCTGGGGATGGACTCGGGGTCCTATTGGCAGTTCAATTATCTGGGTGTTGATCTGACACTCGGTCGCGTGGACAAGCTGTCCGTGATCTTCGCGCACGTCTTTGCCGTGCAGGGGCTCATCGGGTTCATCTTTGCTCTGCACCTGAAAGATAAATACCAGCACATTGCTGCATCACTCTATGTTGGTGGGGCATTCGGCTGTGTTTTCGCAGGGGATTATCTGACCCTGTTCATCTTCTGGGAACTGATGAGCGTGGCCTCGACCTTCCTGGTCTGGCTGAACCTGAGCGATGTCAGTACCCGCGCGGGCTTCCGATACTTCGCGTTCCACACATTGGGCGGTCTGCTTCTGCTGGCCGGCCTGTTGCTGCGCTACGGCGATATCGGATCCTTTGCCTTCACCGCCATCGATCCCATGAACGCCAATTACTACGACTGGCTGATCATGCTGGGCTTCTGTGTCAACGCTGCGGTCGTGCCTCTGCACGCCTGGCTGCCTGATGCGTATCCCGAAGGTTCCGTCACCGGTTCGGTGTTCATGAGTGCCTTTACCACCAAGACTGCGGTCTACGTCCTTGCGCGCGCCTTCGGCGGCTGGGAGGTTCTGGCTGTGGCTGGTGTGGTGATGGCGCTGTACGGTGTTTTTTACGCTACCATCGAGAACAACGCCCGCAGGATTCTGTCCTACCACATCGTGTCCCAGGTGGGATACATGGTGGCGGGTGTGGGTATCGGGACGGCCATGACCATGAACGGTGCATGTGCCCACGCCTACGCCCATATCCTGTATAAAGGCCTGTTGTTCATGACCACGGGTACGCTGCTGTACGCCTGCGGAACTGCCAAACTCTCGGAGTTGGGCGGCCTGGCTGCACGCATGCCATGGGTCATGATCTGCTATGTCGTGGCAGGGCTTTCCATCTCGGGAATGCCGCTGTTCAACGGATTCATCTCCAAGACCATGACCATCACGGGTGCTGCCCAGGCGCATCACACCTGGTTGGCTCTGGGCATGGAGGTCGCAGCCGTGGGTACGTTCCTTTCTGTGGGTATCAAGCTGCCGTACTTCGCCTTCTGGGGTGGAAAGCCGGTGGACAAGACCCGCAAGATCAAGCCCATCCCGACCAACATGTACATTGCGATGTTCATGGGCGCTGGCCTGTGTCTGCTGCAGGGTATTTTCCCTGGTCTGCTGTACAACCTGCTGCCTTACGAAGTCGTGGGTGGTCATGGTGTACCCGAGCCCAGCCAGATCTTGGCTGGATTCGATGTCGGTTACGTGCCCTGGACCACGGGCCACGTCCTGGCTTCGGTCCTGCTCCTGGGCTTCACGGGCATCGCTTTCTATAACGTTCGCAACATCATCAAGCCTCATCCCTCGCGGAACCTGGACTTTGACTTCCTGTACCGCGTGATTGGCAACATGGTGCGCAGGCTGATCAGCCTGCCGTTGGCCGCCATCGACGGCGTATGGACTTCGGTCTACCGCGTGGTGGGTCTCAAGTGGCTGATGGGCTTCGCCAAGGGCGCAAGCATCTTTGACCGGAGAGCCATTGACGGAGTCGTCGACGGCTCCGCCTACACGGTGCGCGGCATTGGCCGCACCACCGCCAAGGCCCAGACCGGCGCGCTTCAGGATTATCTCGCTTTTGCGGTTCTCCTGGGGCTTGGCATCTTCGCCCTCATCTGGTTTACGGCATAG